The proteins below come from a single Sphingomonas carotinifaciens genomic window:
- a CDS encoding PaaI family thioesterase, producing the protein MNPPQTLPPYAHLLGCTIERTPDGVPELILPFADDVIGRPGFLHGGAIAGLLEVAAIAMLAHGLEEEGGGRIKPVTVTVDFMRGGRDHTTRAAARIVRLGRRIANVEAIAWQDDRDRPIAAARMTYRISRPEPVLSE; encoded by the coding sequence ATGAACCCGCCCCAGACGCTGCCGCCCTATGCGCACCTCCTGGGTTGCACGATCGAACGCACGCCCGATGGCGTGCCCGAACTCATCCTCCCCTTCGCCGACGACGTCATCGGCCGTCCCGGTTTTCTCCATGGCGGTGCGATCGCGGGGCTGCTGGAGGTGGCGGCGATCGCGATGCTGGCGCACGGGCTGGAGGAGGAGGGCGGGGGCCGGATCAAGCCGGTCACCGTCACCGTCGACTTCATGCGCGGCGGGCGCGATCACACCACCCGTGCCGCCGCACGCATCGTCCGCCTGGGCCGCCGCATCGCCAATGTCGAGGCGATCGCCTGGCAGGACGACCGCGACCGCCCGATCGCGGCTGCCCGCATGACCTACCGGATCAGCCGGCCGGAGCCCGTTCTTTCGGAGTAG
- a CDS encoding alpha-ketoacid dehydrogenase subunit beta, whose protein sequence is MTMIQAINSALDVVMARDPDVLVMGEDVGYFGGVFRATAGLQAKYGKTRVFDTPITETGIIGVAIGMGAYGLRPVPEIQFADYIYPALDQLVSEAARLRYRSAGEFTAPITVRSPFGGGIFGGQTHSQSPEGIFTHVSGIKTVIPSTPYDAKGLLIAAIEDNDPVLFFEPKRIYNGPFNGHWDRPASNWSQHPGGAVPTGYYKVELGKAAVVREGEGVTVLCYGTMVHVVANTVADMGVDAEIIDLRTLVPLDIDTIEASVKKTGRCMIVHEATRTGGYGAELSALVQERCFYHLEAPIERVTGFDTPYPHSLEWAYFPGPVRIGQALKKIMKDA, encoded by the coding sequence ATGACGATGATCCAGGCGATCAACTCCGCGCTGGACGTGGTGATGGCGCGCGACCCGGACGTGCTCGTGATGGGCGAGGATGTCGGCTATTTCGGCGGCGTGTTCCGCGCGACCGCGGGGTTGCAGGCGAAATATGGCAAGACGCGCGTGTTTGACACGCCGATCACCGAAACCGGTATCATCGGCGTCGCGATCGGCATGGGCGCCTATGGCCTGCGCCCGGTGCCCGAAATCCAGTTCGCCGACTATATCTATCCCGCGCTCGACCAGTTGGTCAGCGAGGCGGCGCGGCTGCGCTATCGCTCGGCGGGCGAGTTCACCGCGCCGATCACGGTGCGCTCGCCCTTTGGCGGCGGCATCTTCGGCGGGCAGACGCACTCGCAGAGCCCGGAGGGCATCTTCACCCATGTCTCCGGCATCAAGACGGTGATCCCGTCGACGCCGTACGACGCCAAGGGGCTGCTGATCGCAGCGATCGAGGACAACGACCCCGTCCTCTTCTTCGAGCCCAAGCGCATCTATAACGGCCCGTTCAACGGGCATTGGGATCGCCCCGCGTCGAACTGGTCGCAGCATCCCGGCGGTGCGGTCCCGACCGGATACTACAAGGTCGAACTGGGCAAGGCCGCGGTGGTGCGTGAGGGCGAGGGCGTGACGGTCCTGTGCTACGGCACGATGGTCCATGTCGTCGCCAACACCGTGGCCGACATGGGGGTGGATGCGGAGATCATCGACCTGCGTACGCTGGTGCCGCTGGACATCGACACGATCGAGGCGTCGGTGAAGAAGACCGGGCGCTGCATGATCGTGCACGAGGCGACACGCACCGGCGGCTACGGTGCCGAACTGTCCGCGTTGGTGCAGGAGCGCTGCTTCTATCATCTGGAAGCGCCGATCGAGCGGGTGACGGGGTTCGACACGCCGTATCCGCACAGCCTGGAATGGGCATATTTCCCGGGGCCGGTCCGCATCGGACAGGCGCTCAAGAAGATCATGAAGGACGCTTGA
- a CDS encoding glucoamylase family protein has product MSTLTRRSLLAAGTAGIVTACTPARVSPPPILVAPFGPPISAPDALLKDIQQRTFRYFWDSTDPATGLAPDRWPTPSFASIAAIGFALTAYPIGAANGWITRDQARTRTLATLRFLAAAPQGDQPTGFSGYKGFFYHFLGMTKGHRFAKCELSTIDTALMMAGVLFVQSWFDAEDIRESEIRALAEQLYTAVEWTWITPRAPFVSMGWMPESGFISSDWNIYNESLILYLLALGSPSHPLPADTWTRWTDTFDPSWDASYVDAYTAFPPLFGHQYSQVWVDFRGMTDAYSRRRGIDYFENSRRATYAQQRYAIANPGGWVGYGADVWGFTACDGPGDFVQEIDGRNREFFSYSARGPGDRDDGTIAPTAAFGSIAFAPEIVIPTAQAMIARYPGIYDEYGFRDSFNLTLKQTEHRLQHGSIVPGTGWVATDHLGIDQGPIVAMIENHRTGLVWNTMKRNPHLRRGLERAGFSGGWMG; this is encoded by the coding sequence ATGTCGACCCTGACCCGCCGCAGCCTGCTCGCCGCCGGAACCGCCGGTATCGTCACCGCCTGTACCCCCGCCCGCGTCAGCCCGCCGCCGATCCTGGTCGCCCCCTTCGGCCCGCCGATCTCGGCGCCCGATGCGCTGCTCAAGGACATTCAGCAGCGCACCTTCCGCTATTTCTGGGACTCGACCGACCCCGCGACCGGCCTTGCGCCCGATCGCTGGCCCACCCCCTCCTTCGCCTCGATCGCCGCCATCGGCTTCGCCCTCACCGCCTACCCCATCGGCGCCGCCAATGGCTGGATCACCCGCGACCAGGCCCGCACCCGCACCCTGGCCACCCTGCGCTTCCTCGCCGCCGCCCCGCAGGGCGATCAACCCACTGGTTTTTCCGGGTATAAAGGCTTCTTCTATCACTTCCTCGGCATGACGAAGGGGCATCGCTTCGCCAAATGCGAGCTGTCGACGATCGATACCGCGCTGATGATGGCGGGCGTGCTGTTCGTGCAAAGCTGGTTCGATGCCGAGGATATTCGCGAATCCGAAATCCGCGCGCTTGCCGAGCAACTCTACACCGCGGTCGAATGGACCTGGATCACCCCGCGCGCGCCCTTTGTGTCGATGGGCTGGATGCCGGAAAGCGGCTTCATCTCCAGCGACTGGAACATCTACAACGAAAGCCTGATCCTTTACCTGCTGGCGCTCGGCTCCCCCAGCCACCCCTTGCCCGCCGACACCTGGACGCGCTGGACCGACACCTTTGATCCCTCATGGGATGCCAGTTACGTCGATGCCTATACCGCCTTCCCGCCGCTGTTCGGCCACCAGTACAGCCAGGTGTGGGTCGATTTCCGCGGCATGACCGATGCCTATTCGCGCCGCCGCGGCATCGATTATTTCGAGAACAGCCGCCGCGCCACCTATGCGCAGCAACGCTATGCCATCGCCAATCCGGGCGGCTGGGTCGGCTACGGCGCGGATGTTTGGGGCTTCACCGCCTGCGACGGCCCCGGCGACTTCGTGCAGGAGATCGACGGCCGCAACCGCGAATTCTTCAGCTACTCCGCCCGCGGTCCCGGCGACCGCGACGACGGCACGATCGCGCCCACCGCCGCGTTCGGCTCGATCGCCTTCGCGCCCGAAATCGTCATTCCCACCGCCCAGGCGATGATCGCGCGCTATCCGGGCATCTATGACGAATACGGCTTTCGCGACAGCTTCAACCTGACGCTGAAACAGACCGAACACCGGTTGCAGCACGGCTCCATCGTCCCCGGCACCGGCTGGGTCGCAACCGACCATCTCGGCATCGATCAGGGCCCGATCGTCGCGATGATCGAGAACCATCGCACCGGCCTCGTCTGGAACACCATGAAGCGCAATCCGCACCTGCGCCGCGGTCTGGAACGCGCCGGGTTCAGCGGCGGCTGGATGGGCTGA
- a CDS encoding fumarylacetoacetate hydrolase family protein, with protein MKLASLKGGRDGRLVVVSDDLAWYADAAHIAPTLQAALDDWDRLAPDLANLATDLAHDAIPKGRFHEHDAAAPLPRAYQWADGSAYVNHVALVRQARGAEMPDSFWHDPLMYQGGSDGFLGPRDPIPLVDESWGCDLEAEVVVVTGDVAMGASRDEALAAVRLVGLTNDVSLRGLIPGELAKGFGFFQSKPASAFSPVFVTPDSLGDWWRDGKLHRRLMVDLNGKPFGRAEAGEDMTFDFGTLIAHAAKTRALGAGTIIGSGTVSNRDADGGPGKPIAQGGVGYSCLAELRTVETIQGGAARTPFLKAGDTVRIWAEDDRHHPVFGVIEQVVGG; from the coding sequence ATGAAGCTTGCCAGCCTGAAGGGGGGTCGCGACGGCCGCCTCGTCGTCGTGTCGGACGATCTGGCCTGGTATGCCGATGCCGCGCACATCGCGCCGACATTGCAGGCGGCGCTGGACGATTGGGACCGGCTGGCGCCCGACCTCGCCAATCTGGCGACCGACCTGGCGCATGACGCGATCCCCAAGGGACGCTTTCACGAACATGATGCCGCCGCCCCGTTGCCGCGCGCCTATCAATGGGCGGACGGGTCGGCATACGTGAACCATGTCGCGCTGGTGCGGCAGGCGCGGGGCGCCGAGATGCCCGACAGCTTCTGGCATGATCCGCTGATGTATCAGGGTGGTTCGGACGGGTTTCTGGGCCCGCGCGATCCGATCCCGCTGGTCGACGAAAGCTGGGGCTGCGACCTGGAGGCCGAGGTGGTGGTGGTGACCGGCGACGTGGCGATGGGCGCCAGCCGCGACGAGGCGCTGGCGGCGGTCCGGCTGGTCGGGCTGACCAACGACGTATCGCTGCGCGGGCTGATCCCGGGCGAACTGGCCAAGGGGTTCGGCTTCTTCCAGTCGAAGCCGGCCTCTGCCTTTTCGCCGGTGTTCGTGACGCCGGATTCGCTTGGCGACTGGTGGCGGGACGGCAAGCTGCACCGCCGGCTGATGGTCGACCTGAACGGCAAGCCGTTCGGCCGCGCCGAGGCGGGCGAGGACATGACCTTCGATTTCGGCACGCTGATCGCGCATGCGGCGAAGACGCGCGCACTGGGGGCGGGGACGATCATCGGATCGGGCACCGTATCCAACCGGGATGCGGATGGCGGGCCGGGCAAGCCGATCGCGCAGGGCGGGGTCGGCTATTCGTGCCTTGCCGAGTTGCGCACGGTGGAGACGATCCAGGGCGGCGCGGCCAGGACACCGTTCCTGAAGGCGGGCGACACGGTGCGGATCTGGGCCGAGGACGACCGGCATCACCCGGTCTTCGGCGTGATCGAACAGGTGGTGGGCGGCTGA
- a CDS encoding PaaI family thioesterase, protein MRFDIDRFAAAGGFGGHGGRLGMRYHAHGPDWAELALPYDPALVGDPESGVIASGPIITIMDMATSLAVWLKRGRFVAHATLDLRVDYLRPATPGATVIGRGECYRVTHSIAFVRGQAHDGNPDDPVAHVTGTFMTTGLRDTRQP, encoded by the coding sequence ATGAGGTTCGATATCGACCGTTTCGCCGCAGCGGGCGGCTTTGGCGGCCATGGCGGCCGGCTGGGCATGCGCTATCATGCGCATGGGCCCGACTGGGCCGAACTGGCACTGCCCTATGATCCGGCGCTGGTTGGCGATCCGGAAAGCGGCGTCATCGCATCGGGGCCGATCATCACCATCATGGACATGGCGACCAGCCTGGCGGTCTGGCTGAAACGCGGGCGTTTCGTGGCCCATGCGACGCTCGATCTGCGCGTCGACTATCTCCGCCCCGCCACGCCCGGCGCCACCGTCATCGGCCGCGGTGAATGCTACCGCGTCACCCACTCCATCGCCTTTGTCCGCGGACAGGCGCATGACGGCAACCCCGACGATCCCGTCGCACACGTCACCGGCACCTTCATGACCACCGGCCTGCGCGACACCCGCCAGCCATGA
- a CDS encoding 3-methyl-2-oxobutanoate dehydrogenase (2-methylpropanoyl-transferring) subunit alpha has product MAGHSRANLPPLSLHVPEPRFRPGDAVDFNGFDVPPAGAARRPDTGDAPADFHELSYGLVRVLDEEGHAVGPWDPKLSPDLLRRMLRSMVLLRAFDERMFRAQRQGKTSFYMKARGEEAVAVAAAYALDADDMCFPSYRQQGLLIARGCPLVDMMNQIYSNTGDKLGGKQLPIMYSEKRFGFFSISGNLTTQYPQAVGWAMASAAKGDNRIAAVWCGEGSTAEGDFHSACTFAAVYRAPVIMNVVNNQWAISSFSGFAGAEATTFAARAIGYGIAGLRVDGNDALAVYAATMWAAERARLNQGSTLIELFTYRAEGHSTSDDPTQYRSAEESGAWPLGDPVVRLKDHLIALGEWSEEQHAEQDKACAEEVRAAQKAAEANGILGHGLHQPLDSLFDGVFEEMPWHLQEQRQQMLDEEEASGRPWARK; this is encoded by the coding sequence ATGGCCGGACATTCCCGCGCCAATCTGCCGCCGCTGAGCCTGCATGTGCCCGAACCGCGTTTCCGGCCGGGCGATGCGGTCGATTTCAACGGATTCGACGTGCCGCCCGCGGGCGCTGCGCGGCGCCCTGACACCGGCGATGCGCCGGCCGATTTCCATGAATTGTCCTATGGTCTGGTGCGGGTGCTGGACGAAGAGGGCCACGCCGTCGGCCCCTGGGACCCGAAGCTGTCGCCGGACCTGTTGCGCCGGATGCTGCGCAGCATGGTGTTGCTGCGCGCGTTCGACGAGCGGATGTTCCGGGCGCAGCGGCAGGGCAAGACCAGCTTCTACATGAAGGCGCGGGGCGAGGAGGCGGTGGCGGTCGCGGCGGCCTATGCGCTGGACGCCGACGACATGTGCTTTCCGTCGTACCGGCAACAGGGGCTGCTGATCGCGCGCGGCTGTCCGCTGGTCGACATGATGAACCAGATCTATTCGAACACCGGCGACAAGCTGGGCGGCAAGCAGCTGCCCATCATGTATTCCGAAAAGCGGTTCGGCTTCTTCTCGATCTCCGGCAACCTGACGACGCAATATCCGCAGGCGGTAGGCTGGGCGATGGCCTCCGCGGCGAAGGGCGACAACCGGATCGCGGCGGTATGGTGCGGCGAAGGGTCGACCGCGGAGGGTGACTTCCACTCTGCCTGCACCTTTGCCGCGGTGTACCGGGCGCCGGTCATCATGAACGTCGTCAACAACCAGTGGGCGATCTCCAGCTTTTCGGGTTTCGCGGGGGCGGAGGCGACGACCTTTGCCGCGCGCGCGATCGGATACGGGATCGCCGGCCTGCGGGTCGACGGCAACGACGCGCTGGCGGTCTATGCCGCGACGATGTGGGCGGCCGAGCGGGCGCGGCTGAACCAGGGATCGACGCTGATCGAGCTGTTCACCTACCGCGCGGAGGGGCACTCCACCTCCGACGATCCCACCCAGTATCGCTCCGCCGAAGAATCGGGCGCGTGGCCGCTGGGGGATCCGGTGGTGCGGTTGAAGGATCATCTGATCGCGCTTGGCGAGTGGAGCGAGGAACAGCACGCCGAACAGGACAAGGCGTGTGCCGAGGAGGTGCGCGCCGCGCAGAAGGCGGCAGAGGCGAACGGGATATTGGGGCACGGGCTGCACCAGCCGCTCGATTCGCTGTTCGATGGGGTGTTCGAGGAGATGCCCTGGCACCTGCAGGAACAGCGCCAGCAGATGCTGGACGAGGAAGAAGCGAGCGGGCGGCCGTGGGCGAGGAAGTGA
- the rarD gene encoding EamA family transporter RarD — MTATASPACTGLILGIGAYVTWGLLPLYLKLLAGVPAFQVVAHRILWSVALLLLVVLAMRRGAAIQAAARGRTLLLLCGSAGLIAVNWLVYIWAVQHAHVLEASLGYFINPLVNVALGVAVLGERVRRGQAVAIGIAAVGVLLLAVSGGGALWISLTLAVTFGVYGLLRKVAAIDALGGLTVETLLLSPFAAIFITQAQVAGTGAFGQSMRMDVLLVLAGAVTTAPLLMFAAAARRMRYATLGLLQYLAPTLQFLQAVLLFGETLKPVHIATFTLIWAGCALYAYDSVRGSRTPATRA; from the coding sequence ATGACCGCCACCGCTTCTCCCGCCTGTACCGGCCTGATCCTGGGCATCGGCGCCTATGTGACCTGGGGGCTGTTGCCGCTGTACCTGAAGCTGTTGGCGGGAGTGCCGGCGTTTCAGGTGGTGGCGCATCGCATCCTGTGGTCGGTGGCGCTGTTGTTGCTGGTGGTGCTGGCCATGCGGCGGGGAGCGGCGATCCAGGCGGCGGCGCGGGGGCGGACGCTGTTGCTGCTGTGCGGGAGCGCGGGCCTGATCGCGGTCAACTGGCTGGTCTATATCTGGGCGGTGCAGCACGCACATGTGCTGGAGGCGAGTCTGGGTTATTTCATCAACCCGCTGGTCAACGTCGCGCTGGGCGTCGCGGTGCTGGGCGAGCGCGTGCGGCGTGGGCAGGCGGTGGCGATCGGGATCGCGGCGGTGGGCGTGCTGCTGCTCGCGGTGTCGGGCGGCGGCGCGCTGTGGATCTCGCTGACGCTGGCGGTGACGTTCGGCGTCTATGGCCTGCTGCGCAAGGTGGCGGCGATCGATGCGCTGGGCGGCCTGACGGTGGAGACACTGCTGCTCTCGCCCTTCGCCGCGATCTTTATCACGCAGGCGCAGGTGGCGGGAACGGGGGCGTTCGGGCAGTCCATGCGCATGGACGTGCTGCTGGTACTGGCGGGCGCGGTGACGACGGCGCCGCTGCTGATGTTCGCGGCGGCGGCGCGGCGGATGCGCTATGCGACGCTGGGGCTGCTCCAGTATCTGGCGCCGACCTTGCAGTTCCTGCAGGCGGTGCTGCTCTTCGGCGAGACGCTGAAACCCGTCCACATCGCGACCTTTACCCTGATCTGGGCGGGATGTGCGCTCTACGCCTATGACAGCGTGCGCGGCAGCCGGACGCCGGCGACGCGCGCCTGA
- a CDS encoding dihydrolipoamide acetyltransferase family protein translates to MARFTFRLPDIGEGIAEAEIVAWHVAVGDRVEEDQNLADMMTDKATVEMESPVSGTIVEVAGEVGEMVPIGAALVVIETEAAEAAEAVGSDEVAEQIEAENPGVEEVVAPAQAQAQAPAPAPEKVATQSVPPVAAPHPGPLGGEREAQADSVSREHRALASPAVRARAKELGVDLSQVRAAEGDRIRHADLDAYLRYGSAQGYTSDVPRAWADESVRVIGMRRRIAENMAAAKRNIPHFTYVDEIDVTALEAMRGDLNAHRGDRPKLTLLPFLIVAMCRTLPDFPMLNARYDDEAGVVTRSGRVHCGMATQTPAGLTVPVIRDAQDRNVWQLAAEITRLAEAARAGTIRSEEMGGGTITVTSLGPLGGIATTPVINRPEVAIVGPNKIVERPVFRGDDIVRAKLMNLSISCDHRVVDGWDAASFVQALRTYLETPVLLFAS, encoded by the coding sequence ATGGCGCGTTTCACCTTTCGCCTGCCCGATATCGGTGAGGGCATTGCCGAGGCGGAGATCGTCGCATGGCATGTCGCCGTGGGGGATCGTGTGGAGGAGGACCAGAACCTTGCCGACATGATGACCGACAAGGCGACCGTGGAGATGGAGTCGCCGGTGTCGGGCACGATCGTCGAGGTGGCGGGCGAGGTCGGCGAGATGGTGCCGATCGGCGCGGCGCTGGTGGTGATTGAGACCGAGGCGGCGGAGGCGGCGGAGGCGGTCGGCTCGGACGAGGTGGCCGAGCAGATCGAGGCGGAAAATCCGGGGGTCGAGGAGGTTGTCGCTCCGGCTCAGGCTCAGGCTCAGGCTCCGGCTCCGGCTCCGGAGAAGGTGGCCACTCAGAGCGTGCCTCCTGTGGCGGCCCCTCACCCCGGCCCTCTCGGAGGGGAGAGGGAGGCGCAGGCGGATTCGGTTTCGCGTGAGCATCGGGCGCTGGCTTCGCCGGCGGTGCGGGCGCGGGCCAAGGAACTTGGCGTCGATCTGTCGCAGGTGCGGGCGGCGGAGGGGGACCGTATCCGCCACGCCGATCTGGACGCGTATCTGCGCTACGGTTCGGCGCAGGGCTATACATCCGATGTCCCGCGTGCCTGGGCGGACGAGAGCGTGCGGGTAATCGGCATGCGGCGGCGGATCGCCGAGAACATGGCCGCCGCCAAGCGCAACATTCCGCACTTCACCTATGTCGACGAGATCGACGTGACCGCGCTGGAGGCGATGCGCGGCGATTTGAACGCCCACCGCGGCGATCGGCCAAAGCTGACGCTGCTGCCGTTCCTGATCGTCGCGATGTGCCGCACCCTGCCCGACTTCCCGATGCTGAACGCGCGCTATGACGACGAGGCGGGCGTGGTGACGCGGTCGGGGCGGGTGCATTGCGGGATGGCGACGCAGACCCCGGCCGGGCTGACCGTGCCCGTGATCCGCGACGCGCAGGATCGCAACGTCTGGCAGCTCGCCGCCGAGATCACGCGGCTGGCCGAGGCGGCACGGGCCGGCACGATCCGCAGCGAGGAAATGGGGGGCGGCACGATCACCGTCACCTCGCTGGGGCCGCTGGGCGGCATCGCGACGACGCCGGTGATCAACCGTCCGGAGGTGGCGATCGTCGGGCCGAACAAGATCGTCGAGCGCCCGGTGTTCCGGGGCGACGATATCGTGCGCGCCAAGCTGATGAACCTGTCGATCAGTTGCGACCACCGGGTGGTCGACGGCTGGGACGCGGCCAGCTTCGTCCAGGCGCTGCGGACCTATCTGGAAACGCCGGTGTTGTTGTTCGCGTCCTGA
- a CDS encoding crotonase/enoyl-CoA hydratase family protein, translated as MEDRVAITLADGVAEVRLARAAKMNAIDAPMFAQIADTIAALATRAEVRVVILSGEGNAFCAGLDMAAMAGGGSGLLTEERTHGAANLVQQAAWGWRTLPIPVIAAVHGVAFGGGFQIMSGADIRLAHPATRFAIREMHWGLVPDMAGVALWRGMVRDDVVRELTYTAREFSAEEAQAFGFVTRLTEDPMGSARDLARVIAARSPDAVREAKGLFAVAADGDAATILRAESAAQLRLMRGANQREAVMANLEKRAARFAD; from the coding sequence ATGGAAGACCGGGTGGCGATCACGCTGGCCGATGGCGTTGCCGAGGTGCGGCTGGCCCGCGCCGCCAAGATGAACGCGATCGATGCGCCCATGTTCGCGCAGATCGCCGACACGATCGCGGCGCTGGCGACGCGGGCCGAGGTGCGCGTCGTCATCCTGTCGGGTGAGGGCAACGCCTTTTGCGCCGGGCTGGACATGGCGGCGATGGCGGGCGGCGGCTCCGGCCTGTTGACCGAGGAACGGACGCACGGCGCGGCAAACCTGGTGCAGCAGGCCGCCTGGGGCTGGCGGACCCTGCCGATACCGGTGATCGCAGCGGTGCACGGCGTCGCCTTCGGCGGCGGGTTCCAGATCATGTCGGGCGCAGACATCCGGCTGGCGCACCCCGCAACGCGCTTCGCCATTCGCGAGATGCACTGGGGACTGGTGCCCGACATGGCGGGCGTCGCCTTGTGGCGGGGCATGGTGCGCGACGACGTGGTGCGCGAGTTGACCTATACCGCGCGGGAGTTCTCGGCCGAGGAAGCGCAGGCGTTCGGCTTCGTCACCCGCCTGACGGAGGATCCGATGGGGTCGGCGCGCGATTTGGCGCGGGTGATCGCGGCACGCAGCCCCGATGCGGTGCGCGAGGCCAAGGGCCTGTTCGCGGTTGCCGCGGACGGTGATGCCGCCACCATCCTGCGCGCGGAAAGTGCCGCACAGTTGCGGCTGATGCGAGGGGCGAACCAGCGGGAGGCGGTGATGGCGAATCTGGAGAAGCGAGCGGCGCGCTTCGCTGATTGA
- the sugE gene encoding quaternary ammonium compound efflux SMR transporter SugE — protein MPWIILAIAGLFEVVWAYAMKQSHGFTRLWPSVITFAGMFISFGLLSLAMRSLPLGTAYTVWTGIGAVGAFVLGVLILGESAHPMRIGAAVLIVSGLVLMKLSDG, from the coding sequence ATGCCCTGGATCATCCTTGCCATCGCCGGTCTGTTCGAGGTCGTCTGGGCCTATGCGATGAAGCAATCGCATGGCTTCACCCGGCTATGGCCCTCGGTCATCACCTTTGCCGGCATGTTTATCAGCTTCGGCCTGCTCTCGCTTGCGATGCGCAGCCTGCCGCTGGGTACCGCCTATACGGTATGGACCGGCATCGGCGCGGTGGGCGCCTTCGTGCTGGGCGTGCTGATCCTTGGCGAATCGGCGCATCCCATGCGCATCGGCGCGGCGGTCCTTATCGTCTCCGGCCTGGTCCTGATGAAGCTGTCGGACGGATAG
- a CDS encoding DEAD/DEAH box helicase produces MSFSELGLSEPLVRALEAKGYAEPTPIQRDSIPTLLEGRDLLGIAQTGTGKTAAFVLPSIQRLVAANKRVLPTHCRMLVLAPTRELASQIADNARGYGKFSKLTVATVFGGTSIAKNKNDLSRGVDILVATPGRLIDLVEQQLLNLSMIEILVLDEADQMLDLGFIHALRRIVKMLPKKRQSLFFSATMPTQIRELADKFLDDPATVSVTPVATTAERVEQYVTFVTQTEKQALLTIVLGDPAIDRALVFTRTKHGADRVVKLLAGNGIASHAIHGNKSQAQRERALGAFKSGEVRILVATDIAARGIDVSGVSHVVNFELPNVPEQYVHRIGRTARAGRSGIAIAFCAEDERPYLRDIEKLTRQKIPVTPLPADFVKRAEAIKAQRVKAIGADPAPRADRPRQQPRPKATHAARPSDPRGPRGRQRRRGGGGGGGRSAGAPAQG; encoded by the coding sequence ATGTCCTTTTCCGAACTCGGTTTGTCGGAGCCGCTCGTCCGCGCGCTCGAAGCCAAGGGCTATGCCGAGCCCACGCCGATCCAGCGCGATTCGATCCCGACCCTGCTGGAGGGTCGCGACCTGCTGGGCATCGCCCAGACCGGCACCGGCAAGACCGCGGCCTTTGTGCTGCCCTCGATCCAGCGTCTGGTCGCCGCCAACAAGCGTGTGCTGCCGACGCATTGCCGCATGCTGGTGCTCGCTCCCACGCGTGAACTCGCCAGCCAGATCGCCGACAATGCGCGCGGCTACGGCAAGTTCTCGAAGCTGACCGTCGCCACCGTCTTCGGCGGCACCAGCATCGCCAAGAACAAGAACGACCTGTCGCGCGGCGTCGACATCCTCGTCGCCACGCCCGGCCGCCTGATCGATCTGGTCGAGCAACAGCTCCTGAACCTGTCGATGATCGAGATCCTGGTCCTCGACGAGGCGGACCAGATGCTCGACCTGGGCTTCATCCATGCGCTGCGCCGCATCGTGAAGATGCTGCCGAAGAAGCGCCAGTCGCTGTTCTTCTCGGCCACCATGCCGACCCAGATCCGCGAGCTGGCGGACAAGTTCCTCGACGACCCGGCGACCGTCTCGGTCACGCCCGTCGCGACCACCGCCGAGCGGGTCGAGCAATATGTCACCTTCGTCACCCAGACGGAGAAGCAGGCGCTGCTGACGATCGTGCTGGGCGATCCGGCGATCGACCGTGCGCTGGTCTTCACCCGTACCAAGCACGGCGCGGACCGCGTGGTGAAGCTGCTGGCGGGCAACGGCATCGCCTCGCACGCGATCCACGGCAACAAGAGCCAGGCACAGCGCGAGCGTGCGCTGGGCGCGTTCAAGTCGGGCGAGGTCCGCATCCTGGTCGCGACCGACATCGCCGCACGCGGCATCGACGTTTCGGGCGTCAGCCATGTGGTGAATTTCGAGCTGCCCAACGTGCCCGAACAATATGTCCACCGCATCGGCCGCACCGCGCGCGCCGGTCGCTCGGGCATCGCCATCGCCTTCTGTGCCGAGGACGAGCGGCCCTATCTGCGCGACATCGAGAAGCTGACGCGCCAGAAGATCCCCGTCACCCCGCTTCCCGCCGACTTCGTGAAGCGGGCCGAGGCGATCAAGGCACAGCGCGTCAAGGCGATCGGGGCGGACCCCGCCCCGCGCGCCGACCGGCCGCGCCAGCAGCCGCGACCCAAGGCGACGCATGCGGCACGCCCCAGCGATCCGCGCGGACCCCGTGGCCGTCAGCGTCGCCGTGGCGGCGGGGGCGGTGGTGGCCGCAGCGCCGGCGCGCCCGCCCAGGGCTAA